A genome region from Trichoderma asperellum chromosome 7, complete sequence includes the following:
- a CDS encoding uncharacterized protein (TransMembrane:4 (i84-107o113-131i152-176o249-267i)) translates to MLPSRTLRPIQLHSRLAARPIALCRRCIWSTASVGSRNHPLKRDISPVPYNSRIVKRLRHQASSNTDKEVAEKPKSAPSIHEDIYTIPNFLTVTRIAASPVIGYLILQDANTWAVGLLAYAGLSDLVDGWIARRWNRRTVVGTIIDPMADKILMTILTVCLAVKGALPVWVASIILGRDVGLAISAIYFRWISLPPPKTFSRYWDFSLPSAEVRPTTISKYNTFLQLALVGLTTAAPILSVDLAPTLTIMQYIVATTTIWSGASYIFSKDAIKILNKP, encoded by the exons ATGCTGCCCTCTCGTACTCTGAGGCCAATACAGCTTCATTCGAGGCTTGCGGCACGGCCAATTGCCTTGTGTAGGCGATGTATCTGGTCAACAGCATCAGTGGGTTCAAGGAACCATCCGCTGAAAAGAGACAT CTCGCCTGTACCGTACAATTCTCGCATTGTCAAGCGACTCCGCCACCAAGCAAGTAGCAACACAGATAAAGAGGTAGCAGAGAAACCGAAATCCGCTCCGTCTATCCACGAGGACATATACACAATACCGAATTTCCTTACTGTGACACGAATAGCTGCAAGCCCAGTCATAGGATACCTCATATTACAAGATGCGAATACCTGGGCTGTAGGCTTGCTGGCATACGCTGGCCTTTCAGATTTGGTTGACGGATGGATAGCGAGGAGATGGAACCGCAGAACAGTTGTAGGGACGATTATTGATCCAATGGCGGATAAAATTCTCATGACCATATTGACGGTTTGCCTGGCCGTCAAGGGAGCATTGCCAG TGTGGGTTGCTAGCATTATCCTCGGCAGGGATGTTGGGTTAGCTATTTCAGCCATTTACTTTCGCTGGATTTCATTGCCGCCGCCTAAAACGTTTTCACGATACTGGGACTTTTCACTGCCATCAGCCGAAGTTCGACCTACCACAATCAGCAAATACAACACCTTTCTTCAGTTGGCCTTGGTCGGTCTGACAACCGCAGCGCCGATTTTGAGCGTTGATTTAGCACCGACACTCACCATTATGCA GTACATCGTGGCTACTACTACCATTTGGAGCGGAGCGAGCTATATCTTCTCAAAGGATGCAATCAAGATCCTAAATAAGCCTTGA